The following are encoded together in the Flavobacterium sp. TR2 genome:
- a CDS encoding glutamine synthetase III: protein MSTLRFQALQEASNRKPVHFEEIGRKSNLFGANVFNEKAMKQYLTSDAFKGVRDAIQHGTKIDRKLADYIAMGMKEWALAKGVTHYTHWFQPLTGTTAEKHDAFFETSYDGSDPVEKFGGAQLVQQEPDASSFPNGGIRNTFEARGYTAWDPTSPAFIYGTTLCIPTVFIAYTGEALDNKIPLLRALSAIDEAATEVCKYFDKNVKKVTATLGWEQEYFLIDKALANSRPDLMMTGRTLLGHTSAKGQQLDDHYFGSIPTRALTYMRDLEQECMLLGIPVKTRHNEVAPNQFELAPIFEETNLAVDHNSLLMDVMQRVAERHDFKVLFHEKPFKGVNGSGKHNNWSLATDTGVNLLSPSKTPMSNLQFLTFFINTIKAVNDNETLLRASIATASNDHRLGANEAPPAIMSVFIGAQLTKVLSELESVTTGKLSPEEKTDLKLNVVGKIPDVLLDNTDRNRTSPFAFTGNKFEFRAVGSNSNCSNAMTTLNAIVAKQLIDFKNEVENLIETKDMKKDDAIFNVLREYIKQSKKILFEGDGYSEAWEKEAERRGLSNFKTTPEAIKAKVSKQALTLFEELGIFNHVEAEARYEIELEEYTKKIQIEGRVLGDIARNHVIPTAIRYQNTLIENVKGLKEIFGKDFETIAKEQIVLIKEISGHIEGINSKVLAMTNERKKANQLTDAQKMAEAYCNNVKPYFDEIRNHCDKLELLVDDESWTLTKYRELLFTK, encoded by the coding sequence ATGTCAACATTACGTTTCCAAGCTTTACAAGAAGCTTCTAACAGAAAGCCGGTGCATTTTGAAGAAATTGGCCGAAAGTCAAATCTTTTCGGAGCCAATGTGTTTAATGAAAAAGCAATGAAGCAATATTTAACTTCAGATGCTTTTAAAGGAGTAAGAGATGCTATCCAGCATGGTACAAAAATAGACCGAAAGCTGGCAGATTATATTGCCATGGGAATGAAAGAATGGGCTTTGGCAAAAGGCGTTACGCATTATACGCACTGGTTTCAGCCTCTTACAGGAACTACAGCAGAAAAACATGATGCTTTTTTTGAGACTTCTTACGACGGAAGCGATCCAGTTGAAAAATTTGGCGGCGCGCAATTGGTGCAGCAAGAGCCAGATGCTTCAAGTTTCCCGAACGGCGGAATTAGAAATACTTTTGAAGCAAGAGGTTATACAGCTTGGGATCCAACGTCTCCAGCTTTTATATATGGTACAACTTTATGTATTCCGACCGTTTTTATTGCGTATACAGGTGAAGCTTTAGATAACAAAATACCTTTATTGCGAGCATTATCTGCAATTGACGAAGCGGCTACAGAAGTTTGCAAGTACTTTGACAAAAACGTAAAAAAAGTAACGGCAACATTGGGATGGGAGCAAGAGTATTTCTTGATTGACAAAGCCTTGGCAAATTCTCGCCCTGATTTGATGATGACAGGAAGAACATTATTAGGGCATACTTCTGCAAAAGGGCAGCAGCTAGACGATCATTATTTCGGATCAATTCCGACACGCGCTCTTACTTATATGAGAGATTTGGAGCAGGAATGTATGTTATTAGGAATTCCGGTAAAAACGCGTCACAATGAGGTTGCGCCAAATCAGTTTGAATTGGCTCCGATTTTTGAAGAAACAAATTTAGCGGTTGACCACAACTCCTTATTAATGGATGTCATGCAGAGAGTGGCAGAGCGTCATGATTTTAAAGTATTATTTCACGAAAAGCCATTTAAAGGCGTAAACGGTTCAGGAAAACATAATAACTGGTCTTTGGCAACTGATACTGGAGTAAATTTATTGAGTCCGAGCAAAACGCCAATGAGTAATTTGCAGTTTCTGACTTTCTTTATTAATACGATAAAAGCTGTAAACGATAACGAAACTCTTTTAAGAGCTTCAATCGCAACGGCAAGCAACGATCATAGGTTAGGTGCAAATGAAGCGCCGCCAGCAATTATGTCGGTATTTATTGGAGCTCAGTTGACTAAAGTTTTGTCTGAATTAGAAAGCGTTACAACTGGAAAACTTTCTCCAGAAGAAAAAACAGATCTTAAATTGAACGTGGTTGGTAAAATTCCAGACGTATTATTAGATAACACCGATCGTAATAGAACTTCTCCTTTTGCCTTTACAGGAAATAAATTTGAGTTTAGAGCTGTAGGGTCCAATTCAAACTGTTCAAATGCAATGACAACTTTAAATGCGATTGTAGCAAAACAGTTAATTGACTTTAAAAATGAAGTAGAAAACCTGATCGAGACCAAAGACATGAAAAAGGATGATGCTATTTTTAATGTCTTAAGAGAATACATCAAGCAATCTAAAAAAATCCTTTTTGAAGGCGACGGTTATAGCGAAGCTTGGGAAAAAGAGGCCGAAAGAAGAGGTTTAAGCAATTTTAAAACAACTCCAGAAGCTATTAAGGCTAAGGTTTCAAAACAAGCTTTGACTTTATTTGAAGAGCTGGGAATTTTTAATCATGTTGAGGCTGAAGCACGCTACGAAATTGAATTGGAAGAATACACTAAAAAAATCCAGATCGAAGGAAGAGTTTTGGGAGACATTGCTAGAAACCATGTAATTCCGACCGCTATTCGTTATCAAAATACTTTAATTGAAAACGTAAAAGGTTTAAAAGAAATCTTCGGAAAAGACTTTGAGACTATTGCAAAAGAGCAGATCGTTTTAATTAAAGAAATTTCAGGTCATATAGAAGGGATCAATTCTAAGGTGTTGGCGATGACTAATGAAAGAAAAAAAGCAAATCAGCTTACAGATGCTCAAAAAATGGCAGAAGCATATTGCAATAATGTAAAACCATATTTTGATGAAATTCGCAATCACTGTGATAAATTAGAATTATTAGTAGATGACGAAAGCTGGACATTGACTAAATACAGGGAATTATTGTTTACCAAATAA
- a CDS encoding curli production assembly/transport protein CsgE — protein MKKYQNIIVAFFFIFFSENGFSQAEYNKEVKAKIEVKEIENLLFITGTAENLKSEFKNISYKLSVFKKNKSSSNKSTNAQNGRATLEPIQKIELSKTQVNYTKEDEVIVMLLIYDEKDAIIGKDRIVFGEETESDAGKSIPADGIEMVGIVANDTKTKLGNDFYDTFYAQYSKLKIHTTKIVTVQEELTFGRTTKITILVDSDIIEEFISRPDEDFLKYMADSAASKVFKYFKDLEKQSKMITQY, from the coding sequence ATGAAAAAGTATCAAAACATAATTGTTGCATTTTTTTTTATTTTTTTTTCTGAAAACGGATTTTCACAAGCCGAATACAATAAAGAGGTAAAAGCGAAAATCGAAGTCAAAGAAATTGAGAATTTGTTATTTATAACCGGAACTGCAGAAAATTTAAAATCAGAGTTTAAGAATATTTCATATAAACTAAGTGTATTCAAAAAAAACAAATCAAGTTCAAATAAATCAACCAATGCACAAAACGGAAGAGCAACATTAGAACCCATTCAAAAAATTGAATTGTCCAAAACACAAGTCAATTATACAAAAGAGGATGAAGTGATTGTAATGTTATTGATTTATGATGAAAAAGATGCCATAATTGGTAAAGACCGAATTGTTTTTGGAGAAGAAACAGAATCTGATGCGGGAAAATCTATTCCTGCTGACGGCATAGAAATGGTTGGAATTGTAGCCAATGACACCAAAACTAAGCTTGGAAATGATTTTTATGACACGTTTTATGCTCAGTATTCTAAACTGAAGATCCATACCACTAAAATTGTAACCGTTCAAGAAGAATTGACTTTTGGGCGCACGACAAAAATTACAATATTGGTAGACAGTGATATTATAGAGGAGTTTATTTCACGTCCTGACGAAGACTTTTTAAAGTACATGGCCGATTCTGCGGCTTCAAAAGTGTTCAAGTACTTTAAAGATCTAGAAAAGCAGAGCAAAATGATTACTCAATACTAA
- a CDS encoding curli assembly protein CsgF, with protein sequence MKTIALLLCLLGFSTISVAQNLAYKPANPNFGGETFNYPWLLSSAQAQNDYKDNTNTGYKQQTDLERFKSNLNNQLLNRLSNSLFENQFGSSTGTGNGTGTGTGTGTGTGNGSLSPGTYVFGSLSVDIYHSNLGLVVDVLDTDTGEQTQVILPGQ encoded by the coding sequence ATGAAAACTATAGCTTTATTACTATGCTTATTGGGTTTTAGTACAATTTCTGTTGCGCAAAACCTTGCTTATAAGCCGGCAAACCCAAATTTTGGAGGAGAAACCTTCAATTACCCATGGCTGCTCAGTTCGGCGCAGGCCCAAAATGATTATAAAGATAATACCAATACGGGCTATAAACAGCAGACAGATTTGGAACGATTTAAAAGCAATTTGAATAATCAGCTGCTAAACAGGCTTTCAAATTCATTATTCGAAAACCAATTTGGAAGCAGCACAGGTACAGGTAATGGCACGGGAACGGGAACGGGTACAGGCACAGGTACTGGAAACGGTAGTCTTTCTCCAGGAACCTATGTTTTCGGATCCTTGTCAGTTGATATTTACCATTCTAATTTAGGATTGGTGGTCGATGTTTTGGATACAGATACAGGTGAGCAGACACAGGTAATTCTTCCAGGGCAATAA
- a CDS encoding CsgG/HfaB family protein, whose translation MNKSPLFLFLLICLFSGCGAYFNQPVGVQKAVYGENTPATAKLVEMPKPKEQIVVGVYKFKDQTGQYKPTELGSTFSTAVTQGATSILIKALQDSKWFVPIERENLGNLLNERNIIRSTRQEYASKTEPNEAVLTPLLFAGVLLEGGIISYDTNIITGGFGARYFGAGGSTQYRQDRVTVYLRLVSTSNGKILNTVYVSKTILSQSIDASLFRYVNLNRLLEVETGFTRNEPIQMAVTEAIEKAVEGLIVDGIKDKLWEVNAPQKQVDDFVAEYDRERSEADLAQLYNRNLTERRARFGIEASGGIALMQGDYPNPVPKPMIRGAAKFFFTPTFALSASSNAFWLANKDRLDVGYVSLDLNLECLVLPRDVFTPYVFAGTGVEFNKKYENIASKVQCGAGVEYLATNYLGIKAYGEFNAPFSDNVDYVVNGVRDDYYWRFGLGLTYYFPKSSNYKKK comes from the coding sequence ATGAATAAAAGTCCCCTTTTTCTATTTTTATTAATTTGCCTATTCTCAGGTTGTGGAGCATATTTTAATCAGCCTGTGGGAGTGCAGAAAGCGGTATATGGAGAAAATACTCCTGCGACTGCCAAATTGGTAGAAATGCCAAAACCCAAAGAGCAGATAGTTGTTGGTGTGTACAAATTTAAAGATCAGACTGGGCAATATAAACCTACTGAACTTGGAAGCACCTTTAGCACCGCTGTTACGCAAGGAGCCACATCTATTTTGATAAAAGCCTTGCAAGATTCAAAATGGTTTGTGCCCATAGAACGTGAAAATCTGGGGAATCTTTTAAACGAAAGAAATATTATTCGTTCTACCCGTCAGGAATATGCTTCTAAAACAGAACCTAACGAAGCAGTCTTAACACCGCTTTTGTTTGCAGGAGTTTTGCTTGAAGGAGGAATTATTTCTTATGATACCAATATTATTACAGGCGGTTTTGGTGCCAGATATTTTGGTGCGGGCGGTTCAACCCAATACAGACAAGACAGAGTTACGGTTTATTTAAGATTAGTTTCCACTTCAAACGGAAAAATATTAAATACGGTTTACGTTTCTAAAACTATCTTATCGCAAAGCATTGATGCGAGTTTATTTAGATATGTCAATTTAAACAGGCTTTTGGAGGTTGAAACCGGTTTTACCCGAAACGAACCTATTCAGATGGCCGTAACAGAAGCCATAGAAAAAGCTGTTGAAGGGCTTATAGTTGATGGAATCAAAGACAAACTGTGGGAAGTAAATGCCCCTCAAAAACAAGTTGATGATTTCGTAGCAGAATATGACAGAGAAAGAAGTGAAGCCGATTTGGCACAATTGTACAATAGAAATTTAACCGAAAGACGAGCCCGTTTTGGAATTGAAGCTTCTGGTGGAATTGCTCTAATGCAAGGAGATTATCCAAATCCGGTTCCGAAACCAATGATTAGAGGTGCTGCAAAATTTTTCTTTACGCCAACATTTGCTTTAAGCGCTTCATCAAATGCATTTTGGCTGGCAAATAAAGATAGGCTCGATGTAGGATATGTTTCGTTAGACCTCAATTTAGAATGTTTAGTCCTGCCGCGAGATGTCTTTACTCCCTACGTTTTTGCTGGAACTGGAGTTGAGTTTAATAAAAAATACGAAAATATAGCCAGCAAAGTCCAGTGCGGGGCTGGAGTAGAATATCTCGCAACAAACTATTTAGGAATAAAAGCCTATGGAGAGTTTAACGCTCCTTTTAGTGACAATGTCGATTATGTAGTTAACGGTGTTCGAGACGATTACTATTGGCGGTTTGGTTTAGGATTAACCTATTATTTTCCAAAAAGCAGCAATTACAAGAAAAAATAG
- a CDS encoding carboxypeptidase regulatory-like domain-containing protein → MKIGLKILACFILLMSCSEEQLDNTGTGKIKGRVVDVRGYTGIENARVSSNPTTSTVYTDKDGYFTIEKVPVGKYAFQAQKDGFIARFVPATIEADIEIEVIFELEVSTATNKPPEIPVLTAPADNATGQALSLDLTWTAKDPEGDPLTYTVTVKNGTTDEVKTYSDLKTTTLNIKDLSYSTKYYWQVSVSDGINKPINSVTNSFRTLAFPNPRYMYVKKIKNNNVIFTADENGNELQLSSAEVNSFRPRKNLSINRIAYISSDGSLYQIFSMNPDGTDAKKITNFIPIAGFNMDNVSYSWSTNGSQLVYPNFDKLYRINSDGSGLIQLFKTPNGKFISECEWSRDGSQIVLKVNDVSGYGVEIYAIDMNGNVLYQVLSGVTGGASGIDISVDNARVVYTRDVSGFENSDYRRLDSRIFIYTVATNTSAELATNKENGFNDLDVKFSPNEAEVIFVNTSNDGLSAKNIQTASTTDSSTRTTLFQNASMPDWK, encoded by the coding sequence ATGAAAATAGGTTTAAAAATTTTGGCGTGCTTTATTCTTTTAATGTCTTGTAGCGAAGAACAGCTTGACAATACAGGAACAGGAAAAATAAAAGGAAGAGTTGTAGACGTGCGCGGATACACAGGAATCGAAAATGCTCGTGTTTCTTCAAACCCCACTACAAGCACAGTTTATACAGATAAAGATGGCTACTTTACAATAGAAAAAGTACCCGTAGGAAAATATGCTTTTCAGGCTCAAAAAGATGGTTTTATTGCCAGATTTGTACCTGCAACAATCGAAGCGGATATTGAAATAGAAGTCATTTTTGAGTTAGAAGTATCAACTGCGACCAACAAACCGCCAGAAATTCCGGTGCTTACTGCGCCTGCAGACAATGCAACGGGACAAGCTTTAAGCCTTGATCTGACCTGGACAGCCAAAGACCCAGAAGGAGATCCGCTTACTTATACGGTTACGGTAAAAAACGGAACTACTGATGAAGTCAAAACATATTCTGACCTAAAAACGACAACTCTAAATATTAAAGATTTAAGTTATAGCACCAAATATTATTGGCAGGTATCGGTTAGCGACGGAATAAATAAGCCCATAAACAGTGTGACAAATTCATTTAGAACATTAGCCTTTCCAAACCCAAGGTATATGTATGTTAAAAAGATAAAAAACAACAATGTCATATTTACAGCAGATGAAAACGGAAATGAACTCCAATTGTCATCAGCTGAGGTGAATAGCTTTAGACCAAGAAAAAATTTGAGCATTAATAGAATTGCTTACATAAGTTCTGATGGATCTTTATACCAGATTTTCAGTATGAATCCTGACGGTACCGATGCAAAAAAAATCACCAATTTTATACCGATAGCAGGCTTCAATATGGATAACGTAAGCTATTCTTGGAGCACCAACGGAAGCCAGCTCGTTTATCCGAATTTTGATAAACTCTATCGTATAAACTCAGATGGATCAGGTTTAATACAGCTGTTTAAAACCCCTAACGGCAAATTTATTTCGGAATGCGAATGGAGCCGCGATGGCAGCCAGATTGTCTTAAAAGTAAATGATGTATCAGGTTATGGCGTAGAAATTTATGCAATAGATATGAATGGAAATGTCTTGTACCAAGTGCTTTCTGGAGTGACAGGAGGTGCAAGCGGAATTGATATTTCGGTCGATAATGCAAGAGTCGTCTATACAAGAGATGTTTCTGGGTTTGAAAATTCAGATTACAGACGACTAGATTCCAGAATATTTATTTACACTGTGGCAACAAACACATCAGCAGAATTGGCTACAAATAAAGAAAATGGTTTCAATGATCTCGATGTGAAGTTTTCTCCAAATGAAGCAGAAGTGATCTTTGTGAATACATCAAACGATGGACTTTCGGCAAAAAATATCCAAACCGCCAGCACAACCGATAGCAGTACAAGGACAACTTTATTCCAAAACGCTTCAATGCCAGATTGGAAATAA
- a CDS encoding AIR synthase related protein: MSSDSSKRYAQRGVSASKEDVHNAIKNIDKGLFPQAFCKIVPDYLTQDEEHCLIMHADGAGTKSSLAYMYWKETGDLSVWKGIAQDALIMNIDDLLCVGATDNILLSSTIGRNKNLIPAEVISAIINGTEELISELKSFGVTIHSTGGETADVGDVVRTIIVDSTVTARMKRSDVVDNANIQAGDVIVGLASFGQATYEKSYNGGMGSNGLTSARHDVFGKYLAKKYPESYDAAVPEELIYSGQVNLTDEVENSPINAGQLVLSPTRTYAPIIKKILDKYTPKDIHGMVHCSGGAQTKILHFVKDLHVIKDNLFPVPPLFKLIQEQSKTDWKEMYQVFNCGHRMELYVPENIAQDIIEISKSFNVDAQIVGRVEASDDKKLTISSEYGTFNY, from the coding sequence ATGAGTTCAGATTCTAGCAAAAGATATGCACAAAGAGGTGTTTCGGCATCAAAAGAAGACGTACATAACGCTATAAAAAATATTGACAAAGGTTTATTTCCACAGGCATTCTGCAAAATTGTTCCTGATTATTTAACACAAGACGAGGAACACTGTTTGATCATGCACGCTGACGGAGCAGGTACAAAGTCGTCCCTAGCGTATATGTATTGGAAAGAAACTGGCGATCTTTCAGTTTGGAAAGGAATCGCTCAAGATGCCTTAATCATGAATATTGACGATTTATTATGTGTTGGTGCGACAGATAATATTTTGCTTTCGTCAACTATAGGAAGAAATAAAAACCTAATTCCTGCCGAAGTTATTTCTGCAATCATCAACGGAACAGAAGAATTAATCAGCGAATTAAAATCGTTTGGAGTTACCATTCATTCAACAGGAGGAGAAACTGCCGATGTTGGAGATGTTGTTCGTACCATTATTGTAGATTCTACTGTAACGGCAAGAATGAAACGTTCTGATGTTGTAGATAATGCAAACATTCAAGCAGGAGACGTTATTGTTGGTTTGGCTTCTTTTGGTCAGGCAACTTACGAAAAAAGCTATAACGGCGGAATGGGAAGTAACGGATTAACTTCTGCGCGTCACGATGTTTTCGGAAAATATTTGGCTAAAAAATATCCTGAAAGTTATGATGCAGCAGTTCCAGAAGAACTAATTTATTCAGGACAAGTAAATCTGACTGATGAAGTTGAAAACAGCCCGATAAATGCAGGACAATTAGTGCTTTCTCCAACAAGAACCTATGCGCCAATTATCAAAAAGATTTTAGATAAGTACACGCCAAAAGACATTCACGGAATGGTGCATTGCAGCGGTGGGGCACAGACTAAAATTTTACATTTCGTAAAAGATCTGCACGTTATAAAAGACAATTTATTTCCAGTGCCGCCATTGTTCAAGCTAATTCAAGAACAATCAAAAACAGATTGGAAAGAAATGTACCAGGTTTTCAACTGCGGTCACAGAATGGAGCTTTATGTTCCGGAAAATATCGCACAAGATATTATCGAAATTTCGAAATCATTCAATGTTGATGCACAGATCGTAGGTAGAGTAGAAGCTTCAGATGATAAAAAGCTGACTATTAGTAGCGAATACGGAACATTCAATTATTAA
- a CDS encoding M949_RS01915 family surface polysaccharide biosynthesis protein: MKKYILILLSFSSSIIFSQKIESHKLTKQEITQRELESLTDFPIYRAFEFSDKGGVYELVLGENQKVISKKDTLNTKIQAICAINDHGGFLEKWRINDLLEDYDPKETSIWFWTKYCSTKDIDGDGYTDPVIVYGTRTEYNEIRRVKIITVYKNKKYAIRAVECDLDYCRTFKKDQNWNALPQKIKTFVDQLTEKIRKEQNLLLKNG, translated from the coding sequence ATGAAAAAATATATTTTAATTTTACTTTCTTTTTCTTCTTCAATTATTTTTTCTCAAAAAATTGAAAGCCATAAATTAACCAAACAGGAAATTACGCAGCGAGAACTTGAAAGCTTAACCGATTTTCCGATTTACAGAGCATTTGAATTTAGCGATAAAGGCGGTGTTTATGAATTGGTTTTAGGCGAAAATCAGAAAGTGATTTCTAAAAAAGATACTTTAAATACTAAAATACAGGCGATTTGCGCCATAAATGATCACGGTGGTTTTTTGGAAAAATGGAGAATTAATGATTTGCTTGAAGATTATGATCCTAAGGAAACTAGTATTTGGTTCTGGACAAAATATTGCAGCACAAAAGATATTGACGGAGACGGCTATACTGATCCTGTGATTGTTTACGGAACAAGGACTGAATACAATGAAATAAGACGGGTGAAGATTATAACGGTTTATAAAAACAAAAAATACGCCATTCGTGCTGTTGAATGCGATTTAGATTATTGCAGAACTTTTAAAAAGGATCAAAATTGGAATGCGCTTCCGCAAAAGATAAAAACGTTTGTCGATCAATTGACTGAAAAAATCAGAAAAGAACAGAATTTGCTGTTGAAAAATGGCTAA